The Polypterus senegalus isolate Bchr_013 chromosome 1, ASM1683550v1, whole genome shotgun sequence genome includes a window with the following:
- the LOC120528358 gene encoding uncharacterized protein LOC120528358 isoform X2, with protein sequence MLLHLITFFLAFSAGGRSAHQFPGSVIEKSRSSVTLHCNIDDTILYCYTVVWFKVPRSFPTLSLLGDGKKYNTTKGAQKICSLTISDLQTNDSATYYCAVANDSKVYFGNGSVVLVAGDNIIKGNTDVSTQFVQNVVIIAADIWQSGTPCTCVLETTNGMTLNKTVTYNAGFMNGCSAWFSALVGVSLLLLILLITVVTQCCLLHRKSGTGTQNTGEMEVKSRNVKKKSTVLTEVQYASLEFKSSEHRK encoded by the exons ATGCTGCTTCACCTAATTACTTTCTTTCTGGCTTTTTCAG CCGGTGGGAGATCTGCACACCAGTTTCCAGGCTCTGTGATCGAGAAGTCCAGGAGCAGCGTAACCCTTCACTGCAACATAGATGATACTATACTCTACTGCTACACCGTTGTGTGGTTCAAGGTACCCCGATCATTCCCTACTCTGTCCTTGCTTGGTGATGGCAAAAAGTATAACACAACGAAAGGAGCTCAGAAGATTTGCTCTCTGACGATCTCAGACCTGCAGACAAATGACTCTGCTACTTACTACTGTGCCGTCGCGAACGATTCTAAAGTCTATTTCGGGAACGGCTCCGTTGTGCTGGTGGCAG GTGACAATATCATAAAAGGAAATACAGATGTCAGTACGCAGTTCGTTCAGAATGTGGTCATTATTGCTGCAGATATTTGGCAATCTGGAACACCATGTACCTGTGTGTTGGAAACAACAAATGGCATGACTTTGAACAAGACAGTGACATACAATGCAG gCTTTATGAATGGATGCTCTGCTTGGTTTTCTGCTCTTGTTGGAGTCTCCTTACTGcttcttattttattaataactgTGGTGACACAATGCTGCCTGTTACATAGGAAATCAG GGACAGGGACACAAAATACTGGAGAAATGGAAGTGAAATCCAGGAATGTGAAAAAGAAGAGCACG GTGCTAACAGAAGTGCAGTATGCCAGTCTGGAGTTTaaatccagtgaacaccgcaaaTGA
- the LOC120528358 gene encoding uncharacterized protein LOC120528358 isoform X1 — translation MLLHLITFFLAFSAGGRSAHQFPGSVIEKSRSSVTLHCNIDDTILYCYTVVWFKVPRSFPTLSLLGDGKKYNTTKGAQKICSLTISDLQTNDSATYYCAVANDSKVYFGNGSVVLVAEQPAKPTSIDILESHDESLSQVLLLCLVSEGIFDEPHLYWIIGDNIIKGNTDVSTQFVQNVVIIAADIWQSGTPCTCVLETTNGMTLNKTVTYNAGFMNGCSAWFSALVGVSLLLLILLITVVTQCCLLHRKSGTGTQNTGEMEVKSRNVKKKSTVLTEVQYASLEFKSSEHRK, via the exons ATGCTGCTTCACCTAATTACTTTCTTTCTGGCTTTTTCAG CCGGTGGGAGATCTGCACACCAGTTTCCAGGCTCTGTGATCGAGAAGTCCAGGAGCAGCGTAACCCTTCACTGCAACATAGATGATACTATACTCTACTGCTACACCGTTGTGTGGTTCAAGGTACCCCGATCATTCCCTACTCTGTCCTTGCTTGGTGATGGCAAAAAGTATAACACAACGAAAGGAGCTCAGAAGATTTGCTCTCTGACGATCTCAGACCTGCAGACAAATGACTCTGCTACTTACTACTGTGCCGTCGCGAACGATTCTAAAGTCTATTTCGGGAACGGCTCCGTTGTGCTGGTGGCAG AACAGCCTGCCAAGCCCACTTCGATCGATATCCTAGAATCTCATGACGAATCTCTGTCTCAAGTATTGCTACTCTGCCTTGTGTCAGAAGGAATCTTTGATGAACCTCATCTTTACTGGATCATAGGTGACAATATCATAAAAGGAAATACAGATGTCAGTACGCAGTTCGTTCAGAATGTGGTCATTATTGCTGCAGATATTTGGCAATCTGGAACACCATGTACCTGTGTGTTGGAAACAACAAATGGCATGACTTTGAACAAGACAGTGACATACAATGCAG gCTTTATGAATGGATGCTCTGCTTGGTTTTCTGCTCTTGTTGGAGTCTCCTTACTGcttcttattttattaataactgTGGTGACACAATGCTGCCTGTTACATAGGAAATCAG GGACAGGGACACAAAATACTGGAGAAATGGAAGTGAAATCCAGGAATGTGAAAAAGAAGAGCACG GTGCTAACAGAAGTGCAGTATGCCAGTCTGGAGTTTaaatccagtgaacaccgcaaaTGA